The nucleotide window CAATTTCTATAGATACGAATGATTTGAGACTTTTTTGAAAGATAGACCTAACTAACTGGATATTATTTTACTTAAATATATTTTAAAACTGTCCCTAATGAAATAAACGTTTAAACAGTAGCCAAACCACGTAAATATATCCTAGAATAACGGACTACCCACGTAATATTAAGTTAAACTCGGTTGATCAGACCAGCGCAAAGAAAGCTCTGGATATAGAGAAGATAGATTAAAAAGAACGGCAAACCTCGCTCTTTAAGGCGGGGTGAAAGTCAGTTATGTTTAAACAGCAACACTAAATTGAATAAGTTCCTCATCCACAAACTTTTATAATATACTCAAACGATATGCATTAAGTATGTGTCTTATTATAACATCAATAGTAGGGGTAGCAGGAACATTATCAGGAGTAGTATTAGGGACATTTCTTCAAAGAATACTCTTATTCCGTGACATGGTTAAGTTAAAAATAGAAGATGATATTGAACGTCAGGTTTTTTCACAATCCATAAGGATAAGGCTTAGAGTCAGCTATAAGAAGGGTAATTTAGTAGCACAAAGCGTAGTAGGCTTGCTTACTTTAGAAAAGGCGGAAAAGGTGATAAAAAACTATGCTATCTGTGAATTTAAAGAGAACAGGGACAATTGGCAGGCAATAGTCTGTAAACAAGGTAAGTTTCAAGACGAAATAAAGGACGAGCCGTTACCGTGGCAAGTATGGAGCGATATAGGAAAAGGATTTAACGATATCACGTACAGATATTCTACCTCAATTAGCAAGAAATCTTCAAATAAGATAGAGCTAATGGACATATATAAAGTAGTTCCTAATAATCCTTCTAGCAACTCTATCTCTTTAGTATGTCAAAAAACTCAGCAGAAGCCGAACCAAAACAACTCGAACCCAAATTATTTCTATATCTTAAGAATATTCGCTGAGTATGGCCCGGATCCATATTTGGCGAGGTTAATATTATTCTTACCAATTCCTCCTAACGACTTTGATAGTATCCTTATGAAAGTGAAAGTTAGTGGTACCAATGTTAAAGGTGCAGAAGAGAAAGGGGTTATAGTACAAAGTAATGGAAATGACTATGAAATCTGTTTAAAAGATAGAGAAATTATAAAAAAATGTAAAAAGTTTAGCGACCTAACATCAAGTATAAATACCCTAGAATGCCACTAAACTTCCTAACCGCGCTTGAACTAACTCTCTAATGCGATAGAACCTATCGCAGAACCGGTAGCTCAAGGCCCAGAAGAAGAAAAACTCTTTGCTTGTAGAGAAGAAAACTTCGTCCTCTATAGCATTTAGGACGTCAATTACTCAGTTGAGGAAAAAACACCTTCTTGATCTTACTACCTCTTTCTCGCCTTTGCGAAGACTACAGCCGCCACTACAATGATCACCAACACAGCTACTATTACTGCCATTGTTGTAAAGTTAATGGAGAGGGAGCGTGAAGTCTTAGAGCTGGAGGGCGAAGTTTCCACGCTTGTCGTAGTGGACGTGTTCTCATGTTAAAAGTTACAGTAGAGGACACCGATGAAACGCTTGTAGACTGTGTGCCCAAAAACTCTATCTCCCAGTATAGTATTGCCCAGTTAGCGCCTTAGCCATTAACTGCATTATTTGAAGTGTTCCCTCCAACGGCAGTCCAGTACTCGCCAGGGGAGGGGTCGAACTTCAAATCGTAGACGAAAGTTTTGTTCTCCCCAGTGGTCAGGTCCTCGGTAAAAACTTTGAGTGCTCCGTTGTGGGAGAACGTCACGGACATCAACACGGCGTCGCCTGGTTTCGGTTCAAACCCGTAGCCTAGACCTATCTTGGTCACGTTAGGTGGGGTTTTGGGTGAAGTTAAGTTCACTATATATAGGTAAACGCTTCCTGAAAAACCAGGTAGGAAGTAGACCACTATGTATGGCGTTGTGGAGTAGGGGAAAGGCGTAGGCGTAATTGTGTATTCACCACTTAAGAAAAACTCCCCTAGTTGGAAATTCTTGCTTGTTTCATTGCTTGTTGTTGGAATAACCTGAGTAACCCAATAGGGGATTGAGTGGTTGCCATAAGGGTATTGGCTGGACTCCGTCAGGAAGAGGTAAATAGACCAACCTTGAGTAGGGCCAAAATTTCCTTCATTGTTGTAAGTGCCTATCACGTTCACATAAGTCTCATTCCCGTTGTATTCAAGGCCATAGGCCATTACAAGCCCTACATGTGCTAATGTCAGATAATTGTTTGGAACTGGAGCGAGAACTAATGCGAGGCTACCGTTTACGAAGTTGCCCTCTAATGACGGAAACTTGTCGGTAGGAGTGGAGTAGGTATTTCCTGGCTTGTTAATATTATCAACACAGGAAAACCCCTGGAATAGTAGGGAAGACATGTATACCCCAGATTTAGAGGCTTGAAATAGCACTTCCGTTGGTGAGCGGTAGACCCCCTTGGTAACTATTTGAGTGCGTCAGATCCACAACTCCTGCCTGGAGGAGTAGCGCGGGAATGACAAGGACTTGAAGGAGTTTTCTTGAAATATACATGTTATAATGTACTTAATAGAAGCTTTAAAAATTTTGCGGACTACTTCAGCTTACCTCCACCCCACCTTGAAAGGTATTGTAGTTCTTTCTATTATCTTACTCCTAGAAAATGGGAATGGATATTACCTAGAAATAGAAAGCGTAACAATTAGACGCAAGGAGTCCTAAAACTCTACTAAGTTTCTACTACAGCTAGTAAGGAAGACATATTTCTCCTTGCACACTTGAGTAAGGTGATAGGTAAGACTGAGGGTAAATATTGCTGTAAAGGTCTCTTGTTCATAAGCAACTCTGGCTTAACCATTTTAACATTCTTCCTCGTCGATTCGTTTAACATTTCTATTATCTCTAACAGTTAAGTGCGCACACTCCCCTCTGGTATTGCGTGAGTAACGGTTGGCTCCCGCTACTCATGGTATTGAAGTTGACCAGAAGGGAGCTCCATAAGAAATTTAGGAAAAAAAGAGCTTAAGGACCTTCACCCCACCTTGAAAGGCTAGGCTTGCGGTTCTTTTTCACTATAATAAAGATGCATAATGGGTATTGACGTCTCTTTCAATCTCCTAGTAATACCTTAAGTGCGGCTATCTGCTTATTAAACACTTTCTCGGTGATGTCTTTATTCGTAAGCATATAATGGATTGCTAACATGTCAAAATCTTCTATCTTCTTTCTATTGCATGCATCCTTGCTACTTAAATTTTCATACTGTTTTTTGATAGATCCGTAAGCCTCTTTAGGATCGTTAGATAAGTTCTGTAGCTGTAAACCTAATTTTCCCAATGAGTTCATTATTTGTTTGTCCCTAAGGAAGTCAAATACGTCTTCTTCAATCTCGTGCTGGGTAAACTGACTATTTCCTTTATTGCCGTTGAAGGTTATAATGATGCGCGTCTCAAGTTCAAAATTAAGGTAAAAGACTTCATCTCGTTTTATTTCCGTTACATTATAATGCTCTAGTGAGCTCCTCAGCCTTTGATACTTATCTTGGTTATCTATATCTCCTATGAACATTACGTTCTTCAAGCTCCTTTTTCCCACTCCCTCTTGCAGTCCTCTTATTACGTTTTGCCAATTATCTATACCTTTTATCGCTGACTTTATGATGTTTATGATCCTTTCACATTTAGTATAAACAATAGCGATTAGCGCTAATGTTATCTTGATGTCAAGGCTTCCGTCCATAACAACTATCGTATGTTCCCCAATTTCGCTCGTCCCCTGCAACCTAAGTTTGTGGCGACTCAGCTCCTTTAATATGCGTGAAAGGTGCGCATAATCTGTTCCAGATAAAAAGTTAACCTTAGCCAACCGTCTCTCCTCTGACAATCACTCTAGGGTCTACGTTTAACTTTAGGTATTTTGAAAGGTTGTCTATTTCTTTCTTGACAAGTTTACCATCATTTTTCACATCGATTGCCAAACACCTTGCACCAAAATTTTCTATAATGTCCTCAGCCACAGCTAGGTTATGTGTAGTGATTACAACCTGTCCAGGTATGTTTTCAAACCAAGCTATTATGTGCCCCAACAGCTTTGGATTTAGATGGCTCTCTATATCGTCCCATAGTATTAGCCCAGGTTTCAAGTACTCATAGAGTAGCCTTACTGTCAAGAATATCTGCAGTCCTTCCCCCAGGTCAAAGAGCCTCACTCTCTTACCGTCCGATCTCATTAAGTAGAAGGTGTTTTGTCCTGCAAAGGGCTCGAAAGTTATTGTTGGTATGTACTCCTCGTTGTTCACTTCGTTAATATCTGAGATCACTTCCTTTATTACGTCTGTCATGTTCGATATTGTCTCCCAGTTATTTTCGATATATGAAATGTACTTCCTTAGCAACAAGGAATTTACGAATAGTGCTCTTTGCTCACCTTCCGTGACCTCCTTATCTCCTTCTAAAACCTTTTTAATTACGTTGTTCTCATACGTTATCTTAACCCTCCTTTTTCCTCCCTCTATCTCTACTGGAAGTTGAGTGTTATAGAAGTGGAAAAGGGACCTACTCTTTTGTGCGTTATTTTCGATACCGTGAAGATAAGCTAGGAGCTCGATAGAATCGTTGAAACCTGCTGGTCTTTGCTCCGCAGAGGCTAACAAGTAAAGGGCTTCGAGGAGGCTAGTTTTCCCTGCATTATTAGCTCCTATAATGACGTTAACTTTCCCTAAATCCACGCTTCCCTCCGAAATTCCCTTGAAGTTTTTGATTCTGACTTCCTCAAACCCTACCTGCTGGACTTCCTTTACCCCTAAATATTTACCGTCGTATAAGATTAAAGAATTTATTCTTATTCTGGAGCCCGCGGCACCGCTATTACCCACCACGTATATGTGGCCAGGCTTACCGTTTGGCCCAAGATAGATAGGAGGCGTTCCAGCCATATCAAGAGAGACAGTAAGTGAGCCGTAGTCGTAGACCACCTTTAAGGTATGTCTCCCTTTAACCTCACTGACGTGAACAGGTAACAGCTCGCAGTTCCCATCAGGATTTACTAAAACGATATCTTTTATAGGGCTATTAGGGGTTTGTAATTTTCGAGAGTATATAGGGTTAAAACCCACAGCGTAGCTACCCTTTGCGTAATATTTCTCGCAACCGCCTAAGAGTTGACCATTACAGTTAGTTTTAGAGTCGGGCTCACTTTCCGCTAAAAAGCCTACTATTAGGTTATCTCCCTCTCCTTCATAGGTGTAATCAACTTCTAAGTAAAATGACGGTCCTATTTCCTTATGTGTGAACAAATAGGTTGCAGTATTGGTTTCCCTGTTAATTAGCGTTCCGTCAAAACCTTGTAACTCCTTTGCGTCCTTACACTCCTCATATTTCACTACTTTAAAGTCATGGACTAGAAAATCTTTGTCGTCAGGGAGAGTGTCAGGTTTATCTTTAACAAGATAAATGTACGCTGTGCCTTTATCTACATTTACGTAAACCTTTCCATTATGTGCTAAAGCCCTAACTAAATTATAGTGGTCATCATATACACCATAACCTTTAGCATCAAAGTCAATTATTGCTAGTCCCTCGCCCTCTACTTTAGCCCTATATATCATAATAGTAAATATGTGGTAAATTATAATATTCTTTTTGAGGCCTATCCAGTCTTGATAAAAGGGACGGCAAACCTGGTCTTTTAAGGGGAAGATCGCGTCCGTCCCAACGGAGTATTCACACGTCCCTACACGTCTCCTCAAGTAGTTCCTTCCAGTCTCCTTCCATGACTTCCAAGCAGTACCTCTTCAGTTCCCTGACCTTGGCAGGGTCCAATAGGTGATGGAGCTGCGGTAAAGTCGAGTACCAGACCAGTCTCCTGACGTTGACGTCATCGTCCTTCAACATCTCTAATAAACAGTTCACCTTATCTCTAAGTTCGTCGTTGGAAATGGAATGGAGGTACTTAGCTAGTAGGTTCCAGGCCCTATACCTCGTCCCGTGGTCCCTGAAGCAAAGTAAGGAAAGAAGCAGCTTCAGGTCTCCGGACTCCACCAGTCTCTCAACCTTCAACCAAGCTTCATGCTTAATTTCCCTGTCCTTACTTTCCAGCTCCTTAATCAGATCTTCAGTGGAGTCCATGTTTATTTAATTCCATAAGAAAGTTTATAGAGTTTCCTGAAGCGGACTTGGTTCCGGTCAATGGTTAATAATCCCGTGTCTGACCTCTTCCCCGCCGTGACAAGGGTTCCGTCAAGGTCATGGGTGTTACTCCCCTTTTCAGGAGTCGCTCCGCTTGAAGAGACCAGAAGGAAGGGGAACTACTTTGGCGCGCTCACGGTTTTCCTTGTTGCTCCCTTCATTACGTTGAGAGCATTGTTGACGTTGTTGTGGAGCCGTAGTAAGCAGTTTCAGTGAGAGTATTAAGTTTATATAACTCCATCTAATGTTTTTACATAATGCCAGATGTGGGTATGTATCCCGAAAGGCTTGCATATGGATAGCCCAAGATGTGCGGGTTCCCCCAGTTAGACGGTATCCCATCTATGTGGGTCGGGGTTACCCCGCTAATGGGGCGGAGGAGGGTGAAGGAAGATCCGCTTGACTCCCGTGACAAGGGTTGAGGGTTGATATCAAGTTATATGAGATCCGATGAAACCCAAACCCCCAGCTCACCTTATACTTCTCATAGTACTTGTCCAGGTACCTTGAAGTTTACTCTCTTATGCCAGAGACACTTTTGCCTCCTCTCGCAGTTTACCTCGTTGTATAGCCTCGCTGATGCGTCTGCTAGCTTTCTTATTTTCCTCTGTTGTGCTCCGTTAAGAACTACCTGAGAGCGACAGTGCGTACGCTCCCCTCAGTTATTAGGGATAGGTCAGTTCTCCCTTCTCATCGAGGAGTTGACCAGAAGGGAGTTCCATAAGAAATGGTGAGAAAAAGAGTTTAAGGACCTTCACCCCGCCTTGAAAGGCGAGGTTTGCTGTTCTTTTCATCAGGGCGGTTTTACGTCTATGGCAGCTACGGGACAAACGTTTACGCAAGCCATGCAGAATATGCAGGCCTGCTCGTTTATTGGGTCTGCCTTCTTCTCGCTGGCTGGATGCCCCGGCGTGTCGAACCACTGGAACACGTTCACCGGGCAGGCTGTTATGCAAGACCCGTCAGCGATGCAGACGTCGAAGTCGACGCCGACAATGGTGCCGTGGACTCCTAGAGCTTTTTCCTTGGGAACTGGTGGCTGATCCTGTGGCGAGTATATCTTATGCCCTGAATGGTCACCAATCACGGGTTTACTCCTATAGTTTGGATCTATACCCAGATTCTCACCAATCTTTCAGTCTCCTGCACACGAAATAATGTGATACCCTTAACTCTTCGTTACTTGGGAACGTATTTTTAGGGAACTGTTGAGCGAGATCCGGACCAGGACCCCGTTTAACCAGACTCCGACCTCCTCCCTCGGATGTCCGGTCCTTTTATCAGGGATCACTAGGACGTCGCCTTCGTCTACCCCAGTCCCTTGGGAGTCTTCAACCTCTTGGAAACTGGCCCACAGATCTGAGGACTTCGTGAATACCCTAAACTGTAAGGGTATTGATTATTATCATGTAGGACGATTAGATGTTGTGATCTCATGGGTTGGAAAGGTGAGATAGAGGAGGAGCATGAGATAATTGAGAAGGCCACAAAGGCCTTGTTGTACTCCATGGCGATAAAGAGGTTGTTAGGGGACCCCTCTTTGTTTCAAGAGGTTTTACCTTTTTACGTAGACTTCTATAGGAACTTCGTGGTGAGATGTCACCACAAGAAGGAAGACCTAATTGCAGAGGAGGCCAAGTTCGGTGAGGTCGTTGACCAACACCCCGCCCTCTCCAAACTGGCTGAGGACGCTTTCAAGAGGGAGGAACTCCTGGGGGACCTAGTAGAGGCCATGCTACTCCACGTGAAGGAGGAGAGGAAGAGGTGGCTGAGTAAGGTGGACGGGGACTACAGCGAGATCCTAGAGGAGGTCGAGGAGGAGATAGGTACGGACGTCCATAGGAGGTACGTGAGCTTAGTCCAGAAGTTATACGGAAAAGTTACTGAGAAATACGAGGTGACAGACCTCCTTGGAGGAAAACCTGGGGAGGGGAGAGGGGTACTCATAACTGATAAAGAGCCCCCTGCCCAGAGAAGGGTCCAAATATCCCAAGGGATATGGGCTTCCGTAGGTGACTGAGATGTCGTTGATTGACAGGCTGGTCCAGGACCACGCAGAGGAGGACGTTCTACTGGAGAAGGTCAAGGCCATCGTTGAGGAAGGACGGGGAGATGGACAGGTGATGGAGCTCATGGACAGGTTCTCTAGGAACTTGAAGTACCACATCTTCCTCGAGGAGGAGTACCTTTTCCCCATGATTGCGGGAGAGTACATATTTAGGTGGAACTTTGAGCTCATGAACCAGCACGTCGCTTTATGGAACTTGGTGGAAAAGATTGAGAGCTCATTCAGGAGGGGTGAATTAGAAGAAGTCAAGAAGTCGGTCTACCTCCTGAGCTCCTTATTGAAGGTCCACAACGCGATAGAGGAGAGGAACGGCATATATGAGGAGATAGGTAAGGCCCTGAAGGAGAGGGGAGGGATGGAACTCCCCTCCGAGATGCCTAAGGGCTGGTCGCCCAAGTTCATGACGACACCAACTTCGGAGGAGTAGGAGAAGAAACTGCTCTCCGTTAACTTAAGGGGCGAGTTAGTCCTTTCATTTACCTTGCTGATCCGTTTAACCCCTAAGGGTTCCTCCAGTCACCATATGGAAAGTTGAGGCCCTCTCCCCTCTTGAAAAGTTACCTTAAGTGCCCTTTTCCTCCTCGTCCCAAAACAGGGTAAAGTGGAGACGATTTGTAAAGGTATAGATCCAGGAAGGTCGGGAACACCTTTCTCAATGTAGGGGAGTAAGGGGACGTGAGACCTCGAGTAAAACCTTAATAACTGAACCGCTCACTCTCTCTGGTTTCAAGCTCTATACTCTTGGAGGTGCTCTGCTTGAAGAAAGTCGTTATATTGGGAGCTGGATACGGTGGTCTAACTGTAGCCCACAGGCTGAGGGACTACTTCAGACCTGAGGAGATGGACGTGACAGTAATATCCAGGGAAAGGACAGTCTATGAGAACACGATATTCCCAGCACTCCTCACTGACGACGTGAGGGAGGATGAGACTAGGTTTGACGCAATGGAGACCATGGGACGAAGGGGTAACCACTTCGTGGAAGCTGAAGTGGAGGAAATCCTAACTGAGTCAAATGAGGTCCGTACTAGTAAGGGGACTTTCGACTACGACTATCTGGTAGTTGCACTCGGAGGGGCGTACGAGGAGAACTTCTCTAGTATCCCTGGGAGCGAGCACGCGTTCATGCACCATCCCCTCACGCATTTCCTGAGGATAAAGGAAAGGTTACTCTCCATGGACGAGGTCAACGCCGTTATCGGTAACTCTACGGGGAGCCCCATAGAAGGGCCATCGTACCAGTTGGCGCTGATTATCATGCACCAGATAAGGTCGAGGGGGATCAAGGGGAGCGTCACGTTAGTGACCCAAAGTCCAAAGGGGGTCTTCGGCATGATACCTTCACCAGGAGTCTCTGAGGCTGCGAACAGACTCTTCATGGAACAGGGGATAAACCTCGTAATGGGGGACTCCCTGGTGGAGGCTAGAAGAGATAAGGTCATCACAAAGAATGGTAGAGAGGTGGAGAGCAACTTAACGTCAATTCTCCCGAAACTCTCAGCCCCTAAAGTAGTCAGAGATGCCCTACCCGTTAACAAGGACGGATACGTGGACGTGGAACTACCTTCGTTCAGGGTCAAGGGCCTTCAAAACGTCTTCGCGGTGGGGGATCTGGCTCAAGGGATGGTACAAGCTAGGACTGCGAGGGGTGCTATGATTGCAGGTGAAAACGTAGCTTCCACGCTGGGGAAGGAACTGAAGGGAATCCAGAGGCCTCTATACAGACAGGGAGTCCTATGTGTTTTTCACGGAGGGGGGATAGCCGGTATGCTTAGGTTTGACGTAGACGAGAGACCTAGGGTGAACTTCGTGGTGAGTCCTATCTTCACTAAACTGAAAATAATCTACAGTAGGCTCCTGGTGAGGTCAGGGTTTAACGTACCGTACCACGCCGCACCGACGTTCGCGTGAAGGGAGTTGTCTGTACGTGTTTGCTGACGAGAAAATGAGGTTTAGGTTTCATCGGGTCTCATATAGCTTGATATCAATAAACTCTTGTCAGGAGGGTCTAGCGGGTCTTCCTTCATCCTCCTCTGCCCCAAGGGGTGACCCCGACCCACCTAGATTGGGTACCGTCTAAATGGGAACCCTCACATTCTCAGGTAGATGTTCAATGACGCGTTCAACTGCCTGTCTAGCTTGAGACCACACCTCTCACAGACGAAGGTCTTACCAACCTTTCGGGATATGGACCCACTTCTGGGGCAAGACCTTGAGGTTAAGTGTGGGTTGACCTCAAGGACGCTAGAACCGTGTAGAATAGCCTTGTACTTGAGTACCTTGTGTATACTCCTCCACACGGTCCTAGAGATCTTCCTAGACAGCTTACCGCTAGCGTTCTTAAACATACTATTTTCTAGAGTCTCACAAGTTCCCTTGTCTCCTTCAGCAGGTTATTTGGGCATGCTCCCCCTCAACCGTGAGGGGACATATCGTATACCCTTTTTATACTTTGAGACAAGAGACTAGATGGGCGGTGTGGGATTTTAATTAACCTTTTCTCTGATTTCGATCCCGCCACCGTTCTTAACCCCTCTGTTCACAATATGAATATCAAAGACGTGTTTAGAAAACGTGACCCTGCCTTGAAGGGCGAAGCTTTTCTCAATTTGCGAAGAAAGTATATATAGAGGGACTTCTGTTCTCTTTAACATGAGTAGAAATGCTATAACTTTACTCCTACTATTCTTCACCTTTTTATCAATAACCAACTTTATTCCGACGGGATCCGTTCACCACCCTTTAAACGTCCACGGCTTTAACAACTTCTTTCCGCCCTCCAGACCTAACGCAACCTTGGCTGGAAAGTACTTCCCTGGAGGAGTTAGCGTGTATAACTACTACAGTAGTGAGCCTGCCCCAATGGGGATAGCTGACTACGGTATTGGCCCCAACGGCCCCTTCATTAGGACTACTACCCAGTTCGAGGGAAAGGTAACGATTTACAACCTCTCCGCAGTTTCCAGCTTCAACACGCCATGGGTAACCTTCCAGCTCAACGTAGTACTCAACTACCAGTATAACGGAAACACCTACGCGCTTTGGGCACAAGACGTCGCCTGGTATAATACGTTTAATCACACCGTGACTTTTGAGGATAACGTCTGGAACATGACCGCCCCTCTTGCCAACGTTACGGGGGTCGTGGGGAATGGGGGAATCTATAACTCCAACTCCTCTACCTACTACGCCTATGGGGCGAACAACCTCCCGGGGAGCTATTACCAACTACCTCTACCTGGTACCTTCTACCTCCTAGTCAACGTTAGCGTCAACTCCTTGGGTCAGCCGGTCATATACTTCTGGTACAACGATGGTTTTAACTGGGTGGAGTACGACGCGGTAACTGTTGCAAACGTGCGCTTGGCGTCAAACGTCTACTTCATGGTTAACGGTTTCCAGTACACGGGGGACGGACATTATTATGACGCGGAACTAGTGATGGGCGGCCCAGGGAGTGGCTCCTCTGCCTATATCTTCTCCTCCTCCACGTATTTGTCCCTCTTCTACTGGAACGGACACAATTTCCAGGGGGTAGCGAACGCCTACAACTTCGGCTCGGACACTGCGGAGACCGTATCTCACGTAATCGACAATAATTACTACTACCTGTTCTCAGGTGAGTTGCTCGCAGGGGTCACTGCAGGGAATGGTACTCTAGGTAA belongs to Metallosphaera tengchongensis and includes:
- a CDS encoding AAA family ATPase, yielding MIYRAKVEGEGLAIIDFDAKGYGVYDDHYNLVRALAHNGKVYVNVDKGTAYIYLVKDKPDTLPDDKDFLVHDFKVVKYEECKDAKELQGFDGTLINRETNTATYLFTHKEIGPSFYLEVDYTYEGEGDNLIVGFLAESEPDSKTNCNGQLLGGCEKYYAKGSYAVGFNPIYSRKLQTPNSPIKDIVLVNPDGNCELLPVHVSEVKGRHTLKVVYDYGSLTVSLDMAGTPPIYLGPNGKPGHIYVVGNSGAAGSRIRINSLILYDGKYLGVKEVQQVGFEEVRIKNFKGISEGSVDLGKVNVIIGANNAGKTSLLEALYLLASAEQRPAGFNDSIELLAYLHGIENNAQKSRSLFHFYNTQLPVEIEGGKRRVKITYENNVIKKVLEGDKEVTEGEQRALFVNSLLLRKYISYIENNWETISNMTDVIKEVISDINEVNNEEYIPTITFEPFAGQNTFYLMRSDGKRVRLFDLGEGLQIFLTVRLLYEYLKPGLILWDDIESHLNPKLLGHIIAWFENIPGQVVITTHNLAVAEDIIENFGARCLAIDVKNDGKLVKKEIDNLSKYLKLNVDPRVIVRGETVG
- a CDS encoding 4Fe-4S dicluster domain-containing protein, which produces MGIDPNYRSKPVIGDHSGHKIYSPQDQPPVPKEKALGVHGTIVGVDFDVCIADGSCITACPVNVFQWFDTPGHPASEKKADPINEQACIFCMACVNVCPVAAIDVKPP
- a CDS encoding hemerythrin domain-containing protein, encoding MSLIDRLVQDHAEEDVLLEKVKAIVEEGRGDGQVMELMDRFSRNLKYHIFLEEEYLFPMIAGEYIFRWNFELMNQHVALWNLVEKIESSFRRGELEEVKKSVYLLSSLLKVHNAIEERNGIYEEIGKALKERGGMELPSEMPKGWSPKFMTTPTSEE
- a CDS encoding NAD(P)/FAD-dependent oxidoreductase; this translates as MKKVVILGAGYGGLTVAHRLRDYFRPEEMDVTVISRERTVYENTIFPALLTDDVREDETRFDAMETMGRRGNHFVEAEVEEILTESNEVRTSKGTFDYDYLVVALGGAYEENFSSIPGSEHAFMHHPLTHFLRIKERLLSMDEVNAVIGNSTGSPIEGPSYQLALIIMHQIRSRGIKGSVTLVTQSPKGVFGMIPSPGVSEAANRLFMEQGINLVMGDSLVEARRDKVITKNGREVESNLTSILPKLSAPKVVRDALPVNKDGYVDVELPSFRVKGLQNVFAVGDLAQGMVQARTARGAMIAGENVASTLGKELKGIQRPLYRQGVLCVFHGGGIAGMLRFDVDERPRVNFVVSPIFTKLKIIYSRLLVRSGFNVPYHAAPTFA